CCTTCCTCAGCCGCGAAGGTATTGACTGCTACAACGGCGGCAGCTGGCTCGATGTAAATGGCATGGACGTATGAAGAACCAGTTGATGAATTTAGTGTCAAAGCTCAGCCTCTTGCGTATTATGCGTTTCGGACTGGGCGTTTTTATGGGCATACAGGCTTTTCACGGACAGGATATTCTTGCAGGAATACTGAGTGCAGTTTTGCTTTGGCAGGCTTACAGTAACGCAGGCTGTGCGTGGGGCGCATGCAATGTGCGGGTGAATAATGCCGGAGGCAACCCTGAAATTGAAGCGGAAGAAGTGAAGGCGAAAAAGTAATCAGCGCATCAGCGTAACAAAGCCAGCCTTTTCTTCGGCATTTCCCAAACAATCGGTAGTACGCAAACGCCAGTAATACACACCCTCCTCAGCAGGCGAACCATTAAACGTTCCATCCCAGCCCTGCGCCGGATTGCTGCTGCGGAAGAGTGAATTGCCCCAGCGGCTGAATACCTCCATATCGAAACCGCTGGCCGCAGCATTGGTAAAGCCAAAAGCATCGTTTATGCCATCGCCGTTGGGTGTAAATACGTTAAGATTTTCAGCGCTGCCGCCTGTGCCGAAATCAACACGCACGGTATCGTTAACCACGCACGAGCCATTGGTTATGGTTACAGTATATACGCCTGCGGTGCTTACCTGAATAACTGAAGAAGTATCGCCGTTGTTCCAGTTGAATGAACTCCCTGGAGCCATTGGCGATTGCGGTGCTATTCCTGCGGGAGTAATACACGAAAAAATTTCCTGCGGATAGCTGCCCTGAAGCAATTGCGAAACAATAAGCGTATCGCTGTCGGTTAAGTTGCAAACGGTATCGTTTACAGTAAGCACATAACTGCCAGGCCCAGATACCACAATGCTTTGCGCATTACTGCCGGTTGACCATGAATAAGTATATTGCTGTGATGCCGGGGCATTCAGGGTAAGGTTTACAGCTCCCGCGCAAAACAAGGTATCGTTACCAAGCGATGCATTTAACGTTGCCCCATCGCTGTCGTCAATTAAATTAGGCAGCCCGAATGTGCCTGAGCCGAAGCTGAGCGTAACAGCGCCTGCCTGAAAACCGCAACCGGCGCCGGGCACATCCGGATTATTAATTACACTGAGCTGATTGGTTAAATCAACCATATAAATTTTATCATCAGGGCCAAGCTGCAATGCGCCGTAAATACTTGTTCCGCCTATTGGTGACGTAGCCACAATTTGCACCGACGCCTGAATGGCTGCTGATGAGCCTGCGGTAAGGTCATACTGCCTTACTTCGTTGGGTTGTGCCACAATGCCGGTAAAACCCACATACAACAAATTGCTGTTAGGCGAAAAAGACAATCCGTAAAAACTGTCGAATCCATTTTGTGTGTTCGAATTTAATGTGGCTATCGGATTTGATACAATACCTGTAGAAGCATCAAAATCAAATACCTCCGCAAAACCCGGTGTGCCATAAACGGACACAGCTACCTTACTTCTGTCGGGCGAAATTTTCAGGTGACCGATGGTCTCGTTAAACTGCCCCGAAGTGTTAAGGTGCGGTGTACCGACGTTTGAAACAACGGGCGGCAGCACGCCGTTTGCTGTAACCTGAAATGCCTGAAACTGATTATCGCCAAAGCTGTGAGTCAACACCCAGTAATCAGAACAGTTGTTGTGGCGGCAGGCGCTTAGTTTTTCTGTAGCCGGCGGAGCAAGCAACAGTACATTGGTAGTGGTTAAGCCGCCCAGTCCGCTGTTCAGCGCCATATCCACAATAGAATAATGCACACCCAGATTGGGTCCGCCGTATCCGCCCTGATCGGCTGTGAATACATAATACTCAGTGGCGCTTGCGGGCTTGGGAACAATTATTGCCGACTGTGTAGAAGAGCCGTTGCCAAGCAATACCACATTATTCGCATTCATAATCTGGTTATTCCGGTTCCACACCAGCGAGCCATCCGTATAAAACAACAGGTTTCCTGAGGCGTCACTTACCGAAGCACAACCTTCGTTGGTATTAATGGCGCTGCCGCTAATGGAAACCGGTGTACCAGAATTAAAACTCACCGCAGCCAGTGTGCCAAAATACCAGTTGTTGTTTTGCCCCTGCGCATTAACTATTTGCAAGCCACCGAGCCACTGAAAAACGGTAAAATAAAAAAGCAGTCGCATCATAATATTCTTGTGTAAGGTTAAAATACACGAAGAATACACTGAAAACGACTGCAATGTTTTGGCCGTTGCATTAATTCACACAACTGGCATTTAGCCGCCAATAAGTGGCTTGTATCCGTTTACTCGGCAATCACCATCGGTATGCTGTTTACCCCTTCGCGGGTAATTACAGTAACGAAATAGGTGCCCTGTAAAAGGCCGAGTGTCTGCGCCGAAATTTCGAGCTGCTGTTTGCCTGCGCCGGTGGCGTTTACCTGCATTTCAGCCACTTTACGGCCGGTAATGTCGGTAATAAATACCTCGGCCTGCTGTGCGGTTTGGGTAGTGAATGCCAGTGTGGTAATGCCTGCGTTAGGATTGGGAGTAAGTTGCAGGGTTTGGGTTTCGGGGGCAGTGGTTTCGGTAGCAAGCCCCTGCGGACAGATGCGGTAGATTTTGCCGTTGGTGGTATATCCGCCTTTCATGGCATAAATGCAGCCATCGCTGCCTTGCTTAATGGTGGTAAGGCCGCCGCTTTCTGAAACCACATCCATCCACTGCGTGCGGCTCACAAACGAATCGTAGGCAGGTGCATTGCCCAGCGTAATGTCGTAAATGCGGCCATAGTCGTTGTCGGCCACCAGCACGTGGTTATCGAATTCGGGCATTACCTGGCTGCTGTAGAACAAAATGCCGGTAAGCGCAGGCAGCGGCGAAAGCCAGTCTTCAATGGGCGCAGTAGCATTGGCGGCGGCACAAGGTGTAGATGTGCTGCTGTTTACAAAAAATCCTTCGCAATCAGCCCAGCCGTAAAATTTGCCGGGCGAAACCTGGTTCATTTCATCCGACGCATTCCAGCCGTTTTCGGAAGAATACATGGAATCATTCACCGGACTGAAGCAAAAATCGAACGGATTGCGGTGGCCGTAACTCCAGATCCAGTCGCAGTTGCCGGTAAGCGGATTGCCATCGTCGTAAAACGGATTGTTCATCGGTACAGTACCGTCTTTATTGATACGAAGATGTTTTCCGTACGGATTGGTGAGCTTATTGGCATAATTAAGCGTGGGATTGCCCTGCTGGTATGCCAGATCGCCGATAGTGAGAAAAAGATGCGTGGTATCGTTATGCATGAAATGAATGTTGCCGCCCACGTGGTTTCCCGCAATATTATTGGCTACATCCAGATCGAAAATAATGGCGGGATTTGTCCCCACATTATTTACTTCGGTAAAACGTACCACGCGGATACGCTCATCGCCATTGTAGCGATGATTATAGAACAGATACACATAATTGTTGGTGGTGAAATTCGGATCGAGCGTAATGCCCAGCAGGCCGCGCTCAAAATCGGCATTCACGGAATCGGAAAGGTCACAGAATGTGCCCAGCAGCACACCGCCAGCCGAATAGACTTCTACTTTTGCTGTTCCCGGACTTGCCGGTGTCTGGTTATCACCTTTGAGGGTGCAGAAGAAACGTCCGTCAGGTGTTATGTCGAACGCAACCGGATAGTCCATACCCTGAACCAGCGTAGTGGTGGTGTAGGTTTGAGCCGGTAGAATCAGGGAGAGGCCGGTTAGCAGGCCAAGGCTGAGTAAGATCTTTTTCATGCAGCGTGTTGTTAGAAGCTGCTCAAAGATAAACTGATTGGCAGAACCTCAAAAAAGATTCGGCAGGCAGCACGAAAATACTGTTGGCTGGCAAAAAGCTGAACTTACTCTCCGGTGCCGGTTTCTGCAGCCCCCTGCTTTTTAATAAACCCAAAAAGCACATGAATGCCGAGGTTAAGCTGAACCAGATTTCCATTCAGATCTGATTCAATATAGGCTTTATGCTGGTCGAGTTCAAGTTCGTAGGGATCGAAACCGAAGTTGGTAAACGTAACCCCCGTGTTAAGCCCGATGGCAAAATTACCTTCCGTGAAAAAATATACACCAAAACGCATTTCACCATAATTGTACGAATAGCTGTCCACTACCCCGGCCGGATCAGCCGCAAGTGCCGAATCGGTTTCATAAACCAGACCGGTAAAACGCGTAAAGGCGCGCCCGGCAGTTAACGATGCGCAGGCAATAGCTGTGCGCGAAAGCCGTTTGTCGTAGCCAAGCTGAAGGCCTACGCCATTGGTTTGCATATTGGTGTTGATGCCCTGAATTTTGTTATCAGGCGTGTTCCAGAGCGCATTCCGATAGGAAACGCCAAGCGAAAAACCTGAAAACAGTTCTACCGAAGTAGCAAACTGCAATTCATACACGCCCGTAAAACTCCGCCTGAAAGCCTTGTTACTCAATCCGTGCGGCACTGAGCCTTCAAGTCGCACATTCATCCGATACGGCAACTGCTGATCGGGCTTCTGGGCAGAAACAATCAGCGGCAGAAACAATAAACCACATAAAAAACGAAAAATCAGGTGCATAGGCTAGTCTCTCAAAAATACACTTTTAGGGATTACTAAATACAGATACGTATCGATATGACGGAACAAAAACAATAAAGTTGTGCGTTTAATCTGAATTTAAAATAAAAAAGCCGCCTCTGAAAAAGAAGCGGCTTTTGGTAGCGAGACCGAGGCTCGAACTCGGGACCTCAGCATTATGAGTGCTGCGCTCTAACCAACTGAGCTATCTCGCCCTGTCCGTAATTATTGAAAACGGAGCGCAAATGTAGTATTTTTCTTCTTCCGGTCAATTGACACGCATTTTTTTTAGCTTTTGTCTTTCTTTAACACTTTAATCCGCCCTCCCAAACTATTAATTCACAATAAATTAATTGTAGTTTTCGGGCTTGAGCCGAGTTATTAACAAGACAAGTAGATGAACAGAATGATGAGCGGGCTTGCGTGTAATAGTTTTTTTTCTACTTTTCCCCTCGATTTGTGAGTTAAGTATCCGTTTCACATTCATTCATGGCGAAAAAGACGACTAAAAAACCGGAAAAATCAACAGGTAAGCCCAATGCTAAGCCTGCCGCATCAAAAGCGAAAGCGGCTTCATCAAAAGATAAGGCAAAGGCTAAACCAACCCCGAAAGCTGCCCCGAAAAAAGCAACTCCTCCTGTAGCATCCAAATCTTCGGGCACAGGCAAAGTGTCTGGTAATAAGTCTAAACCCGTTTCCAAAGCACCGGCCAAGCCGGTTACAAAAACGGCAAAACCTGTGAATAAGCCCGCCGCGCCCGCTCCTAAAGCTGCGCCGGCCCCGAAAACGGCTCCCGCACCCAAATCAGCCAAAACCGAAAAACCAGCCGAAAAAGTCGCTAAAGCACCTCAGGCCAAGCCCGTTGCACCCAAGTCTGAAGGCAAACCTTCATCGAAAAAGGCAAAGAAAACCGAAGGTGATGAGGATGAACCCGTTCCGGAAATCATTCCCATTGAACAACTTCCTATCCTCCCCTCAGATATTCACTACAAACGCCCCAAAGGAAAAGTAGCTCCCGGCACCAAACGACTGGTAAAAACCGAGACCATCAACCCGCATATTATAAAAGACAAACCCATTGAACCCGAAAAAGCGGCCAAAAAGAAAGAACCCGCCGGTAAGTTTGAAATGGAGTTTATTCTGCATGCGCCCATCGGGCTTTTGTATGATTTTCTTACCACGCCTAGCGGACTGGCCGAATGGTTTGCCGACGACGTGGATCTGAAAAACGATATTTATACGTTCGACTGGGACGGAAGCAAGCAGCATGCAAAAATTGTGGCTGCCAAGCTCGATAATTTCATCCGCCTGCACTGGCTCGATAAGCCCGATGGCACTTATTTTGAGTTCCGTATCCTTGCCGATGAGCTTACAAACGAAATATCGCTCATGGTAACTGATTTTGGGGATGGTGATGATGATATCCGCACCTCTCGTCAGCTCTGGCAGGCCCAGATACAACGCCTCATCAAGTCGATGGGCACA
The Bacteroidota bacterium genome window above contains:
- a CDS encoding gliding motility-associated C-terminal domain-containing protein, which encodes MMRLLFYFTVFQWLGGLQIVNAQGQNNNWYFGTLAAVSFNSGTPVSISGSAINTNEGCASVSDASGNLLFYTDGSLVWNRNNQIMNANNVVLLGNGSSTQSAIIVPKPASATEYYVFTADQGGYGGPNLGVHYSIVDMALNSGLGGLTTTNVLLLAPPATEKLSACRHNNCSDYWVLTHSFGDNQFQAFQVTANGVLPPVVSNVGTPHLNTSGQFNETIGHLKISPDRSKVAVSVYGTPGFAEVFDFDASTGIVSNPIATLNSNTQNGFDSFYGLSFSPNSNLLYVGFTGIVAQPNEVRQYDLTAGSSAAIQASVQIVATSPIGGTSIYGALQLGPDDKIYMVDLTNQLSVINNPDVPGAGCGFQAGAVTLSFGSGTFGLPNLIDDSDGATLNASLGNDTLFCAGAVNLTLNAPASQQYTYSWSTGSNAQSIVVSGPGSYVLTVNDTVCNLTDSDTLIVSQLLQGSYPQEIFSCITPAGIAPQSPMAPGSSFNWNNGDTSSVIQVSTAGVYTVTITNGSCVVNDTVRVDFGTGGSAENLNVFTPNGDGINDAFGFTNAAASGFDMEVFSRWGNSLFRSSNPAQGWDGTFNGSPAEEGVYYWRLRTTDCLGNAEEKAGFVTLMR
- a CDS encoding PQQ-dependent sugar dehydrogenase, producing the protein MKKILLSLGLLTGLSLILPAQTYTTTTLVQGMDYPVAFDITPDGRFFCTLKGDNQTPASPGTAKVEVYSAGGVLLGTFCDLSDSVNADFERGLLGITLDPNFTTNNYVYLFYNHRYNGDERIRVVRFTEVNNVGTNPAIIFDLDVANNIAGNHVGGNIHFMHNDTTHLFLTIGDLAYQQGNPTLNYANKLTNPYGKHLRINKDGTVPMNNPFYDDGNPLTGNCDWIWSYGHRNPFDFCFSPVNDSMYSSENGWNASDEMNQVSPGKFYGWADCEGFFVNSSTSTPCAAANATAPIEDWLSPLPALTGILFYSSQVMPEFDNHVLVADNDYGRIYDITLGNAPAYDSFVSRTQWMDVVSESGGLTTIKQGSDGCIYAMKGGYTTNGKIYRICPQGLATETTAPETQTLQLTPNPNAGITTLAFTTQTAQQAEVFITDITGRKVAEMQVNATGAGKQQLEISAQTLGLLQGTYFVTVITREGVNSIPMVIAE